A stretch of Deinococcus roseus DNA encodes these proteins:
- a CDS encoding ABC transporter permease subunit, with protein sequence MKRTLQPKPRLDHPALMVLALVLLLALCALLSFLVVGGINVLSGQQLPTWISLLASGVLMVPVAFFINKRLPAIRPWMYLLPATLFLLAFTGYPLAMTVYYSFTNYSAAHSGRPDSSTQMGASLSGSTVLKLSEPVQQLRCPADQCVGEKLEIQGQQAGKALTLQADIVAVSGQIVTLNKALPEGFQAQVLRRINKISWVGAQNYQNVLGKARTQMLPLLGWNILYALLTTLFNLGLGAVLGILLHNKKLRGRNFYRSILILPWAIPGIISIQVWQTLLNTNFGAINRLLGMLGVAPAPWLEDPLWARTAIIMVSLWMSFPYFMTATLSSLSTIPEELYEAAEVDGATPWHKLRFITLPMLSSSFVPIALSAFAAGFNNITLIFLLTGGGPALSVDDSTAQSTDILLSWAYKTAFVYGGGEQFGLASAIAVVIGVITVLISVVNFSVSGVFSEARNTESQKKGWSLPAPLKPILGWGAVAVLVFFALRTLLGLANTLGAPSFAIYFQTGGWLYLLLGFVGVVLLASGLMFLVGRRQKRSFQSVFFSTLTHAVLISTVLAVLYPVVYVLAASFDPLNRLSQASLGAPEEPLLIRARVLPALTGLDFSNYRTLFSGVQVQGWQWVVLVLSALSFLVMQVLNFTRGLTESARTAEKRASWAGMATVALVSLFLITLMPSQFTTDNPASKFLLWVRNTLLISGFTGIITLILTTTAGYALARMQFKGRMQYLMVVIFLQMFPSLLSLIAIYSLMNTLGLVNTFTGLILAYTGGIIAFATWIYKGYVESLPHNLNEAALVDGCSPWQAFTRIILPLSGPMLVFIFLLQFIGSYAEYFLANVLLTGAENWNIGVGLRSFASNQFTVQYGPFTAASVLGALPIVILFFTFQKIFVSGATSGAVKE encoded by the coding sequence ATGAAACGCACCCTCCAACCCAAACCCCGTCTGGATCATCCTGCACTGATGGTGCTGGCCCTGGTTCTGCTGCTGGCCCTGTGTGCCCTGCTGTCCTTTCTGGTGGTGGGTGGCATCAATGTGCTGTCTGGGCAGCAGCTTCCCACCTGGATTTCCCTGCTGGCATCCGGGGTTTTGATGGTTCCGGTGGCGTTTTTCATCAACAAACGCCTGCCTGCAATCCGTCCCTGGATGTACCTGTTGCCTGCCACCTTGTTTTTGCTGGCTTTCACAGGTTATCCGCTGGCCATGACCGTGTATTACAGCTTCACCAATTACTCTGCCGCCCACTCTGGAAGGCCGGACAGTTCCACCCAGATGGGGGCAAGCCTGTCTGGAAGCACTGTTCTGAAGCTGTCTGAGCCTGTCCAGCAGTTGCGTTGCCCTGCAGACCAGTGTGTGGGTGAAAAGCTGGAAATTCAGGGCCAGCAGGCAGGAAAAGCCCTGACCTTGCAAGCCGACATTGTGGCTGTGTCTGGTCAGATTGTCACCCTGAACAAAGCCCTGCCTGAGGGGTTTCAGGCCCAGGTGCTGCGCCGCATCAACAAAATCAGCTGGGTGGGTGCGCAGAACTACCAGAATGTGCTGGGCAAGGCCCGCACCCAGATGCTGCCCCTGCTGGGCTGGAACATCCTTTATGCCCTGCTCACCACCCTGTTCAACCTGGGATTGGGTGCCGTGCTGGGAATTTTGCTGCACAACAAAAAACTGAGAGGCCGCAATTTCTACCGCTCCATTTTGATTCTGCCCTGGGCCATTCCAGGCATCATCTCCATTCAGGTGTGGCAGACCCTGCTGAACACCAACTTTGGGGCCATCAACAGGCTGCTGGGCATGCTGGGCGTGGCACCTGCACCCTGGCTGGAAGATCCGCTGTGGGCCAGAACCGCCATCATCATGGTCAGTTTGTGGATGAGTTTCCCCTACTTCATGACCGCCACTTTGAGCAGCCTGTCCACCATCCCGGAAGAACTCTACGAGGCTGCAGAGGTGGATGGTGCAACCCCCTGGCACAAGTTGCGTTTCATCACGCTGCCCATGCTGTCCAGTTCTTTTGTGCCGATTGCGCTGTCTGCCTTTGCTGCGGGTTTCAACAACATCACCCTGATTTTCCTGCTGACCGGGGGCGGACCTGCCCTGAGCGTGGACGATTCCACTGCCCAGAGCACCGACATTTTGCTGTCCTGGGCTTACAAGACCGCCTTTGTGTACGGTGGGGGAGAGCAGTTCGGACTGGCGAGTGCCATTGCGGTGGTGATTGGCGTGATCACCGTGCTGATCTCTGTGGTGAATTTCAGTGTCTCTGGCGTGTTCAGTGAGGCCAGAAACACCGAATCCCAGAAAAAAGGCTGGTCCCTTCCTGCTCCTTTAAAACCCATTCTGGGATGGGGCGCAGTGGCTGTGCTGGTGTTCTTCGCCCTTCGCACTTTGCTGGGACTGGCAAACACCCTGGGTGCGCCCTCTTTCGCCATTTACTTCCAGACCGGAGGCTGGCTGTACCTGCTGCTGGGTTTCGTGGGGGTGGTTTTGCTGGCATCAGGACTGATGTTTCTGGTGGGCCGCAGACAGAAACGCAGCTTCCAGAGCGTGTTCTTCAGCACCCTCACCCATGCTGTGCTGATTTCCACGGTGCTGGCGGTGCTGTATCCCGTGGTTTACGTGCTGGCCGCGTCCTTTGACCCCCTCAACCGCCTCAGTCAGGCTTCTCTGGGTGCGCCAGAAGAACCCCTCTTGATCCGGGCACGGGTGCTGCCTGCCCTGACCGGACTGGATTTCAGCAACTACAGAACCCTGTTCAGTGGGGTGCAGGTGCAAGGCTGGCAATGGGTTGTTCTGGTTCTGTCTGCGCTGTCCTTTCTGGTCATGCAGGTGCTGAACTTCACCCGTGGCCTCACCGAAAGCGCCAGAACCGCCGAAAAACGGGCTTCCTGGGCTGGAATGGCAACGGTTGCGCTGGTCAGCCTGTTCCTGATCACCCTGATGCCTTCGCAGTTCACCACAGACAATCCTGCTTCCAAATTCCTGCTGTGGGTCAGAAACACCCTCTTGATCTCTGGATTCACGGGCATCATCACCCTGATCCTGACCACCACGGCTGGTTACGCCCTGGCCCGCATGCAATTCAAAGGGCGCATGCAGTACCTGATGGTGGTGATCTTCCTGCAGATGTTCCCCAGCCTGCTCAGCCTGATCGCCATTTATTCCCTGATGAACACGCTGGGACTGGTCAACACCTTCACGGGCCTGATTCTGGCCTACACCGGGGGCATCATTGCTTTCGCCACCTGGATTTACAAGGGTTATGTGGAGTCCCTGCCCCACAACCTCAACGAGGCCGCCCTGGTGGATGGATGCAGCCCCTGGCAGGCGTTCACCCGCATCATTCTGCCGCTGTCTGGTCCGATGCTGGTGTTCATCTTCCTGCTGCAGTTCATTGGTTCTTACGCCGAATATTTCCTGGCCAATGTGCTTTTGACCGGAGCCGAGAACTGGAACATCGGGGTGGGACTGCGCTCTTTTGCCAGCAACCAGTTCACCGTGCAGTACGGCCCGTTCACTGCAGCTTCCGTGCTGGGAGCCCTGCCCATTGTGATCCTGTTCTTCACCTTCCAGAAAATTTTCGTCTCCGGTGCCACCAGTGGCGCAGTGAAAGAGTAA
- a CDS encoding glycoside hydrolase family 2 protein, producing the protein MTRLEHPINTHWDFISEDHPEFALPSYAGPRTQVSVPHTVREVPHHNFSESDYSFISWYRKSLSFSEAHKGKRTLLHFEGVMLAAEVFLDGQKLFEHQGGFTPFQVDLTDHIVPGREHLVAVKVDSRERTDIPPYGNLVDYMTFGGIYRDVYVRVLDPLHIENVFFRGVDVLTSRPFAEVDVTLNNTSTSSKQAELEIQLLDAANQQVAATTATVSVEVHSLHTHTLKLENLADLQLWDIENPYLYTLRVSIRGGDTLDTRVGFRESEFRADGFFYLNGRKVILRGMNRHQTYPYIGAAAPKRLQEKDADLVKFDLGCNMVRTSHYPQSPHFLNRCDEIGLLVFTEMQGWQHIGDQGWQDLSLKLLEDLVVRDRNHPSIVLWGARVNESPDHTLFYTRTNRLVNRLDPTRQTGGVRCFFGSEQLEDVYTMNDFAAKLTKYPAERYLVTEYAGHMFPTKSFDQEPRVVGHALKHADVLNQIGVLGISGGIAWCAFDYNTHATFGSGDRICYHGVMDIFRQPKFAAHLYASQQRPEQKKVLFAATYWTRGDVDEGLINPVWIFSNLDRVEVYVSGKFEGEAQRATCLYPHLPYPPFRISNISGGWGENFGDLELRGYLKGEQVKTHRLAADGIPRKLVLQADDAEIHADGADLTRLSLKITDEYGNALPFAWGPVLLDCEGPGVLVGENPLVLPGGQAAVYLRSTLISGTVTVTARVQGLPVQTVQVKTLEVGVQPVLEAVLNG; encoded by the coding sequence ATGACCCGTCTTGAACACCCCATCAACACCCACTGGGACTTCATTTCCGAAGACCACCCCGAATTTGCCCTGCCTTCTTACGCTGGACCTCGTACCCAGGTCAGCGTTCCCCACACCGTTCGTGAAGTGCCCCACCACAATTTCTCCGAATCGGACTACAGTTTCATCAGCTGGTACCGCAAGTCCCTCTCTTTTTCTGAGGCCCACAAAGGCAAACGCACCCTGCTGCACTTTGAAGGGGTGATGCTGGCCGCAGAAGTCTTTCTGGACGGACAGAAACTGTTCGAGCACCAGGGCGGATTCACCCCCTTCCAGGTGGACCTGACCGATCACATTGTGCCGGGCAGAGAACACCTGGTGGCAGTAAAGGTGGATTCCAGAGAACGCACTGACATTCCCCCTTATGGGAATCTGGTGGATTACATGACCTTCGGAGGGATTTACCGGGACGTGTATGTGCGGGTGCTGGACCCCCTGCACATCGAGAATGTCTTTTTCAGAGGGGTGGATGTTCTGACCTCCCGTCCTTTTGCTGAAGTGGATGTGACCCTGAACAACACCAGCACCTCAAGTAAACAGGCAGAGCTGGAAATCCAGTTGCTGGATGCTGCAAACCAGCAGGTGGCTGCAACCACTGCCACCGTTTCCGTTGAGGTCCACAGCCTGCACACCCACACCCTGAAGCTGGAAAACCTGGCAGACTTGCAGCTCTGGGACATCGAAAACCCTTACCTGTACACCCTGAGGGTCAGCATTCGGGGGGGCGACACCCTGGACACCCGTGTGGGCTTCCGGGAAAGCGAATTCCGGGCAGATGGCTTCTTTTACCTGAACGGCAGAAAAGTGATTCTGCGGGGCATGAACCGCCATCAGACCTACCCTTACATCGGTGCCGCTGCGCCAAAACGCCTGCAGGAAAAAGATGCCGATTTGGTCAAATTCGATCTGGGGTGCAACATGGTGAGAACCAGCCACTACCCCCAGAGCCCCCATTTCCTGAACCGTTGCGATGAAATCGGGCTGCTGGTTTTTACAGAGATGCAGGGCTGGCAGCACATCGGGGACCAGGGCTGGCAGGATCTGTCTTTAAAGCTGCTGGAAGATCTGGTGGTCAGAGACAGAAACCATCCCTCCATTGTGCTTTGGGGGGCACGCGTCAACGAATCCCCCGACCACACGCTGTTTTACACCCGCACCAACAGGCTGGTGAACAGGCTCGATCCCACCCGGCAAACTGGAGGGGTGCGCTGTTTCTTTGGAAGTGAGCAGCTTGAAGACGTGTACACCATGAACGACTTCGCAGCGAAGCTCACCAAATACCCTGCAGAGCGCTATCTGGTCACCGAGTACGCCGGACACATGTTCCCGACCAAGAGTTTCGATCAGGAACCCCGCGTGGTGGGCCATGCCTTAAAACATGCAGATGTCCTGAACCAGATTGGGGTGCTGGGGATCAGTGGGGGCATCGCCTGGTGCGCCTTCGATTACAACACCCACGCCACTTTTGGCAGCGGAGACCGCATCTGCTACCACGGGGTGATGGACATCTTCCGGCAACCCAAATTTGCAGCCCACCTGTACGCCAGCCAGCAGCGCCCAGAGCAGAAAAAAGTGCTCTTTGCAGCGACCTACTGGACCAGGGGAGATGTGGATGAGGGCCTGATCAACCCGGTGTGGATTTTCTCCAACCTGGACCGGGTGGAGGTGTACGTATCTGGCAAATTTGAGGGCGAGGCACAAAGGGCCACCTGCCTTTATCCCCATCTGCCTTACCCTCCTTTCAGGATCTCCAACATCTCTGGCGGCTGGGGGGAAAACTTCGGGGATCTGGAATTGCGAGGTTACCTGAAGGGTGAACAGGTGAAAACCCACCGCCTTGCTGCAGATGGCATCCCCAGAAAACTGGTCCTGCAGGCCGATGACGCAGAAATCCATGCAGACGGCGCAGACCTCACCCGACTGTCCCTGAAAATCACCGATGAATACGGCAATGCACTCCCCTTCGCCTGGGGTCCCGTGCTGCTGGACTGCGAAGGTCCAGGCGTGCTGGTCGGAGAAAACCCGCTGGTTTTGCCCGGAGGTCAGGCCGCAGTGTACCTCAGAAGCACCCTGATTTCTGGCACCGTGACGGTGACCGCCCGTGTGCAGGGCCTGCCTGTGCAAACCGTGCAGGTGAAGACGCTGGAGGTGGGTGTGCAGCCTGTGCTGGAAGCGGTTTTGAATGGCTGA
- a CDS encoding glycoside hydrolase family 53 protein produces the protein MKKTVSLMVLLSLSVGCSSAQTPNPLPPFLGGVDASYVSRVEDRGGLYKDADGKTVDFFQTLKASGVNQVRLRVWNHPTDSYGSQWDMLKLAKRAHVAGLGILLDLHYSDSWADPGHQTKPNEWKNLSYFDLKTAVRQYTRSVVQSMLDQGTAPDLVQIGNEISAGMLWDEGRVWGPDADFNTDQQWNQLSELLKAGIAGVKDTGSQANIVIHIDKGGSNAEARNFYDRIVARGVEFDTIALSYYPYWHGPLDKLKANVADLMERYSKDVILAETAYPFTLGWNDWTNNVIGLPEQLPAAYKATPEDQARMLSDLIAALKSVQGKHRTGVFYWGGEWISTGKEDTSGSSWENQALFDFDGKVLPVLKVFR, from the coding sequence ATGAAAAAAACAGTTTCCCTGATGGTTTTGCTCTCCCTTTCCGTGGGTTGCAGCAGTGCCCAGACCCCCAACCCCCTGCCCCCGTTTCTGGGAGGTGTAGACGCCTCTTATGTGTCCAGGGTGGAGGACAGAGGCGGGCTTTACAAAGATGCAGATGGAAAGACCGTGGATTTCTTCCAGACTTTGAAAGCCAGTGGTGTGAATCAGGTTCGCCTGCGGGTCTGGAACCATCCGACAGACAGTTACGGTTCCCAGTGGGACATGCTGAAACTGGCGAAACGGGCGCATGTTGCAGGTCTGGGCATCTTGCTGGATTTGCATTACTCGGACAGCTGGGCGGATCCCGGTCACCAGACCAAACCCAATGAATGGAAGAACCTGAGTTACTTTGATTTGAAAACCGCGGTCAGGCAATACACCCGTTCGGTGGTGCAGAGCATGCTGGACCAGGGCACCGCTCCAGACCTGGTGCAAATTGGCAATGAGATTTCTGCAGGGATGCTGTGGGATGAAGGTCGCGTGTGGGGTCCAGATGCAGACTTCAACACCGACCAGCAGTGGAACCAGCTTTCCGAACTTTTGAAAGCAGGCATCGCAGGTGTGAAGGACACGGGATCACAAGCCAACATTGTGATTCACATTGACAAGGGGGGCAGCAATGCAGAGGCCCGCAACTTCTATGACAGAATTGTGGCCCGTGGAGTGGAATTCGACACCATCGCACTGTCCTACTACCCGTACTGGCATGGCCCATTGGACAAACTCAAGGCCAATGTTGCAGACCTCATGGAGCGTTACAGCAAGGACGTGATCCTGGCGGAAACCGCTTATCCTTTCACGCTGGGCTGGAACGACTGGACCAACAACGTGATTGGCCTGCCAGAGCAGCTTCCAGCTGCCTACAAAGCCACCCCGGAAGATCAGGCCAGAATGCTCTCCGACCTGATTGCAGCCCTGAAATCCGTGCAGGGCAAGCACCGCACCGGAGTTTTTTACTGGGGAGGGGAGTGGATTTCCACAGGCAAAGAGGACACCTCGGGTTCCAGCTGGGAGAACCAGGCCCTGTTTGATTTTGATGGGAAGGTTCTTCCGGTGTTGAAGGTATTCAGGTAA
- a CDS encoding DUF2239 family protein, giving the protein MDDLNPTYTLFVDQKHLLTAGLPEVLTHLKNQPQNPHAQVLVFEDQTGRTVDFDLRGTLEEVLVRHLPSSDAEPARAGRGRPRLGVVAREVTLFPRHWEWLEQQPGGASAALRRLIEEARKQQPDLTKIRQAQTAADRFMSVIAGDLPGYQEASRALYARDFERFQQEIQPWPEDIRGHAERLAGPVFESADGREPRAES; this is encoded by the coding sequence ATGGACGACCTCAACCCCACCTACACCCTCTTCGTTGACCAGAAGCACCTGCTCACAGCAGGGTTGCCTGAAGTGCTCACCCACCTGAAAAACCAGCCCCAGAACCCCCATGCCCAGGTGCTGGTTTTTGAAGACCAGACCGGAAGAACGGTGGATTTTGACCTCAGGGGCACCCTCGAAGAAGTGCTGGTCCGTCACCTTCCCAGCAGCGATGCAGAACCTGCCCGTGCAGGCCGTGGACGACCCAGACTCGGGGTGGTGGCCCGGGAAGTGACCCTGTTCCCCAGGCACTGGGAGTGGCTGGAACAGCAACCCGGAGGGGCCTCTGCAGCCCTGCGCCGCCTGATTGAAGAAGCCCGCAAACAGCAACCCGACCTGACAAAAATCCGTCAGGCCCAGACTGCTGCAGACCGTTTCATGTCCGTGATCGCCGGAGATCTGCCCGGATACCAGGAGGCCTCCCGTGCGCTCTATGCCAGAGATTTTGAGCGTTTCCAGCAGGAAATCCAGCCCTGGCCCGAAGACATCAGGGGGCATGCTGAGCGACTGGCGGGGCCTGTTTTTGAAAGTGCCGATGGCCGAGAGCCGAGGGCCGAGAGCTAA
- a CDS encoding TCR/Tet family MFS transporter: protein MTVKRQPAVMFIFITLLIDLLGLGLVLPVMPQLVGSLSGDAARTSQVYGVLIGIYALSQLLVAPLLGVLSDRYGRRPILLGTTFLAVCAYTLLIFSPTLAWLILGRMLSGMAGASMGVANAYIADVSTPETRARNYGMVGAAFTLGFIVGPAIGGLLGQFGVRLPFMFAAGFALLNFLYGLFVLPESHQPNPQAKLALKNLIPLRSLGVLKQYPGLPALAWVTVLSSLGFQFVASTWVLHGTTRYHWGTGESGLALTVSALMGLPVQMLLVGMAMKRFGGVRTVQMALLFGALGYILYGLSSEVWMFYLAMPVPALMGLGGPALQSQVASRVPPQVQGMVQGNMASLNSLTGVLGPLAATNLFAHFATPSAHPYLPGIAFFGSALILLVCWMVYSWHAVPQIQAKQEAVSAD from the coding sequence ATGACTGTCAAACGACAACCCGCCGTCATGTTCATTTTCATCACCCTTTTGATTGATTTGCTGGGATTGGGGCTGGTTTTGCCCGTGATGCCCCAGCTGGTGGGTTCGCTCTCCGGTGATGCTGCCCGGACCAGTCAGGTGTACGGGGTTTTGATCGGGATTTATGCCCTCTCGCAGTTGCTGGTGGCTCCGCTTCTGGGCGTGCTCAGTGACCGTTATGGTCGCAGACCCATTTTGCTGGGCACCACTTTTCTGGCGGTTTGCGCTTACACCCTGCTGATTTTCAGTCCCACCCTGGCATGGCTGATTTTGGGCCGCATGCTTTCCGGGATGGCCGGGGCCAGCATGGGTGTTGCCAACGCCTACATTGCAGATGTCAGCACCCCAGAAACCCGTGCCCGCAATTACGGCATGGTTGGGGCAGCTTTCACCCTGGGTTTCATTGTGGGGCCTGCCATTGGAGGCTTGCTGGGGCAATTTGGGGTGCGTTTGCCTTTCATGTTCGCAGCGGGGTTTGCCCTCTTGAACTTCCTTTATGGTCTGTTCGTGCTGCCAGAATCCCACCAGCCCAACCCCCAGGCAAAGCTGGCCCTCAAGAACCTCATTCCGTTGCGTTCCCTTGGGGTACTGAAGCAATACCCTGGATTGCCTGCGCTGGCCTGGGTCACGGTGCTGTCCAGCCTGGGTTTCCAGTTTGTGGCCAGCACCTGGGTTTTGCACGGCACCACCCGCTACCACTGGGGCACCGGAGAAAGTGGGCTGGCCCTCACCGTTTCTGCCCTGATGGGACTTCCGGTGCAAATGCTTTTGGTGGGCATGGCCATGAAACGTTTTGGAGGTGTTCGAACGGTTCAGATGGCTTTGCTCTTTGGTGCCCTCGGATACATCCTGTATGGACTTTCCAGCGAAGTCTGGATGTTCTACCTCGCCATGCCTGTTCCAGCCCTGATGGGATTGGGAGGCCCCGCTTTGCAATCCCAGGTGGCTTCCCGTGTTCCTCCACAGGTGCAGGGGATGGTGCAGGGCAACATGGCCAGCCTGAACAGCCTGACCGGGGTGCTCGGTCCTCTGGCCGCCACCAACCTCTTTGCCCACTTTGCGACCCCCTCGGCCCACCCCTACCTTCCTGGCATTGCGTTTTTTGGGTCTGCACTGATTTTGCTGGTGTGCTGGATGGTGTACAGCTGGCATGCCGTGCCCCAGATTCAGGCAAAGCAGGAAGCTGTTTCTGCAGATTGA
- a CDS encoding phosphopentomutase: MKVTVIVLDSVGMGELPDAEKFGDVGSHTINHTLEKSGVVLPHLAKMGLGHISTVKHDRPEQVHGSYGRLQEVSAGKDTSTGHWEFMGVQLEHPFRTFSDGFPKEVMDRFEAAIGTGWLCNLPYSGTEVIKDYGEEHIKTGFPIVYTSADSVFQIATHLDVTPIETLYDYCQKARDILQGEYAVARVIARPFRGEFPFERAGELRRDFSLTPPRTVLNALHEAGKDVVGIGKIPDIYDHQGFTEEIHTDNNLDGIQKTLKRMQQNFDGLVFTNLVDFDAKFGHRRDPIGYGNALKEFDDHLPEILASVPDDGMLVLISDHGNDPTVPGTDHTREYGMLLTYRPGKGAVNLGERATFADVGATVAEALGVKWEGPGTSFWSELK, translated from the coding sequence ATGAAAGTCACAGTGATCGTGCTGGATTCGGTGGGCATGGGCGAGTTGCCCGATGCGGAAAAGTTCGGGGATGTGGGTTCCCACACCATCAACCACACGCTGGAAAAATCCGGGGTGGTGCTTCCCCATCTGGCAAAAATGGGTCTGGGACACATCTCTACGGTCAAGCATGACCGTCCAGAGCAGGTGCATGGCAGTTATGGCCGCCTGCAGGAAGTCAGCGCCGGGAAAGACACCTCTACCGGGCACTGGGAGTTCATGGGGGTGCAACTTGAGCACCCTTTCAGGACCTTCAGTGACGGGTTTCCCAAAGAAGTGATGGACCGTTTTGAGGCTGCAATTGGAACCGGGTGGCTGTGCAACCTGCCTTACAGCGGAACCGAGGTCATCAAGGACTACGGCGAGGAGCACATCAAAACCGGGTTCCCCATCGTGTACACCAGTGCCGACAGTGTGTTTCAGATTGCCACCCATCTGGACGTGACCCCCATCGAAACCCTGTACGATTACTGCCAGAAAGCCCGTGACATCCTGCAGGGAGAGTACGCTGTGGCCCGTGTGATCGCCCGTCCGTTCAGGGGGGAATTCCCTTTCGAGCGGGCCGGGGAACTGCGCAGGGATTTCTCTTTGACCCCTCCTCGCACGGTGCTGAATGCGCTGCATGAAGCCGGGAAAGATGTGGTGGGCATCGGGAAAATTCCCGACATCTACGACCACCAGGGCTTCACCGAGGAGATCCACACCGACAACAACCTGGACGGCATCCAGAAAACCCTGAAACGCATGCAGCAGAATTTTGATGGTCTGGTGTTCACCAATCTGGTGGATTTTGATGCCAAATTCGGACACAGGCGCGATCCCATCGGGTATGGCAACGCCCTGAAAGAATTTGATGACCACCTGCCAGAAATCCTGGCAAGCGTTCCAGACGACGGGATGCTGGTTCTGATCAGCGACCACGGCAACGACCCCACCGTTCCCGGCACCGACCACACCCGTGAATACGGGATGCTGCTCACTTACCGACCTGGAAAAGGAGCCGTGAATCTGGGAGAACGGGCCACCTTTGCAGACGTGGGGGCCACTGTTGCTGAGGCACTCGGGGTGAAGTGGGAAGGACCTGGAACAAGTTTCTGGAGTGAATTGAAGTAA
- the deoD gene encoding purine-nucleoside phosphorylase has translation MSVHLNAQPGQIAETVLLPGDPLRAKHIAENFLENAEQHNNVRGMLGYTGTYKGHRISVQGSGMGIPSISIYVNELIRDYGCKKLIRVGTCGAYHEDVKVRDVILAQAACTDSQINNIRFNGRNYAPIADFELLHQAYMAAQRAGKPVRVGNIFSSDTFYNDHPDHYKIWAEFGVLGVEMEAAGLYTIAAKYGVQALTILTVSDHLVTGEATSAMERQTSFNDMMLIALEAAIADKE, from the coding sequence ATGAGCGTACACCTGAATGCACAACCCGGCCAGATTGCAGAAACCGTCCTCCTTCCCGGCGATCCCCTGAGGGCCAAGCACATTGCAGAGAACTTCCTGGAAAATGCCGAGCAGCACAACAATGTGCGTGGGATGCTCGGGTACACCGGGACCTACAAGGGGCACAGGATCAGCGTACAGGGCAGTGGGATGGGGATTCCCAGCATCTCCATCTACGTGAACGAACTGATCCGGGATTATGGCTGCAAGAAGCTGATCCGGGTGGGCACCTGCGGGGCCTACCATGAAGATGTGAAGGTGCGCGATGTGATTCTGGCCCAGGCCGCCTGCACCGACAGCCAGATCAACAACATCCGCTTCAATGGCAGAAACTACGCGCCCATTGCTGATTTTGAACTGCTGCATCAGGCCTACATGGCTGCTCAGCGGGCTGGGAAACCTGTGCGTGTGGGGAACATCTTCTCCAGTGACACCTTCTACAACGACCACCCCGACCACTACAAGATCTGGGCAGAGTTTGGTGTGCTGGGCGTGGAAATGGAAGCCGCAGGTCTGTACACCATTGCTGCCAAATACGGGGTGCAGGCCCTGACCATCCTGACCGTCAGTGACCACCTGGTGACGGGCGAGGCCACCAGTGCCATGGAGCGCCAGACCAGCTTCAACGACATGATGCTGATTGCCCTGGAAGCCGCCATCGCCGACAAGGAGTAA